A section of the Mastomys coucha isolate ucsf_1 unplaced genomic scaffold, UCSF_Mcou_1 pScaffold15, whole genome shotgun sequence genome encodes:
- the Adig gene encoding adipogenin, with the protein MKYPLVPLVNDLTLSFLVFWLCLPVALLLFLMIVWLHFLLSQESKEDNSDLCFSWEPWSKGLSESGCDGTFPGQEDRLHW; encoded by the exons ATGAAGTACCCTCTGGTGCCGCTGGTGAACGACCTCACactctctttcctggttttctggCTCTGCCTGCCCGTGGCTTTGCTGCTCTTCTTGATGATCGTCTGGTTACACTTCTTACTTAGTCAAG AGTCAAAGGAAGACAATTCAGATTTATGCTTCAGCTGGGAGCCCTGGAGCAAGGGACTATCCGAGTCTGGCTGCGACGGGACATTTCCTGGCCAGGAGGACAGGCTCCACTGGTGA